One part of the Tolypothrix sp. NIES-4075 genome encodes these proteins:
- a CDS encoding phytase — translation MVTTNTIRFSQFNASLNRNAEGELISDLSTPNNAQAKSVAEIIQRTNADVQLINEFDYFAEDPLKAVELFQQNYLGVSQNGATPVEYPYVYIAPSNTGIASGFDLDNDGKVVTNPAEAGYGNDAFGFGNFPGQYGMLLLSKYPIDTANVRTFQNFLWKDMPDSLLSTISTPGSETPWYSPEEQAVLPLSSKSHWDVPIIVNGETIHALVSHPTPPTFDGAEDRNGKRNHDEIRFWSDYITPGKGDYIYDDTGKTGGINQGSSFVIMGDQNADPLDGDSYDNAIRQLLENPNINTNFIPTSEGGPQQAILQGGANLTQRGNSAFDTADFADSAPGNLRTDYVLPSTDLQIDNSGVFWSLNTDPTFSLVGTFNPNLPGGFPSSDHRQVWVDLQLGATEAGKTISSVIFEGQKVFPTGFIPGGVAGTVNGVETPIGGLSGVTYDAVNKRFYAISDDRSQVAPARFYTFTADLTEVNFTNVTTLKDANNNLFPLNSLDPEGIALTKNNTVFISSEGEVNPSGGRVTNPFINEFSLSTGEQIRSLPVPKKFLPVVDDTNGNGVIDAGDVQVSGIRNNLAFESLTIAPNQKTLYTATESALFQDGAIASLTNGSRSRILQYNLVTGQPEKEYLYNVDAIPATPNPTTGSADNGLTDLLAIDNRGTLLALERSFSAGVGNTIKIYEVSLQGATDISFVDSLNSLSSDQLAAIKPVEKRLLLNLNSLNLPNGTDNIEGITFGPKLPDGRQSIVLVSDNNFSESQFTQVLTLGADLITTATPTVETRPDLFNDPNLPFSQRADADDPAIYVNSTDSEKSLILTSVKNAGLRVYDLSGNLLQEVNPGDIRYNNIDLQYGFKLGGESIDIAVASDRNNDKLAIFKINPNNPGQYLEDITDSSIGTLFEDLPFEAPYSPSTRSAYGLALYHSPVTDDYYVFTNRRATGDVAQFKLIDEGNGKIGAERVREFTLPSPTTPGRSPQTEGTVVDQELGFLYIAQEDVGIWKFQAEPNGGTTGTLIDRVRFEGGNNLTDDAEGLTIYYGKDGTGYLLASSQGDSTFAAYTREGNNDFLGRFAVGNNGSIDSVQQSDGADVINVPLGANFPFGLFVTQDGDNLPAKIVDGENVKTNFKLVPWENIVNALPDALTIDTTSYNPRNPANLLGIQGGVGNDTLYGTQNDDTIYDLGGNNTIYAGEGNNIIYARNGNNTIYAGAGDDIINAGAGNNTIFAGGGNNTITSTGVDTIFAGNGSDRFILGEGAGVATIIKFDEGDAYGNPKRERITLTGGLTFSNLNISQNGNDTLISAGTDLLATLKYTQSSTITSAIFA, via the coding sequence ATGGTAACTACCAACACAATCCGTTTTTCCCAATTTAACGCATCGTTGAACCGCAACGCTGAAGGTGAGTTAATCAGCGATTTATCCACCCCAAATAACGCACAAGCGAAATCGGTTGCGGAAATCATTCAGCGCACTAATGCAGATGTACAGTTAATTAACGAGTTTGATTACTTTGCTGAAGATCCGCTGAAAGCTGTCGAATTATTTCAGCAAAATTATCTTGGCGTAAGTCAAAATGGGGCAACTCCGGTAGAATATCCTTATGTTTACATTGCTCCGTCAAATACCGGTATCGCTTCCGGATTTGATTTAGATAATGACGGGAAAGTTGTTACAAATCCAGCAGAAGCGGGATACGGTAACGATGCTTTCGGATTTGGCAATTTCCCCGGTCAGTATGGGATGTTGCTGCTGTCGAAGTATCCTATCGATACTGCGAATGTGCGGACTTTCCAAAACTTTTTGTGGAAAGATATGCCAGACTCGTTACTATCGACAATTAGCACCCCTGGTTCGGAAACTCCTTGGTATTCACCAGAAGAACAAGCTGTTTTGCCTCTTTCTTCTAAAAGTCATTGGGATGTTCCTATCATCGTGAATGGAGAGACGATTCACGCTTTAGTTAGTCATCCCACACCCCCGACTTTCGATGGTGCAGAAGACCGCAACGGCAAACGCAATCATGATGAAATCCGTTTTTGGTCAGATTACATTACACCTGGGAAGGGCGATTATATCTATGATGATACTGGAAAAACAGGCGGTATTAATCAAGGGTCGAGTTTTGTTATCATGGGCGATCAGAATGCAGATCCTCTAGATGGTGATAGCTACGATAACGCGATTCGCCAATTGTTAGAAAATCCCAATATCAATACTAACTTTATTCCGACAAGTGAGGGCGGTCCGCAGCAAGCGATATTACAAGGTGGTGCAAATCTAACTCAACGAGGAAATTCCGCTTTTGATACGGCAGATTTTGCAGATTCAGCACCGGGGAATTTGCGGACAGATTATGTGTTACCTTCAACTGATTTGCAAATCGATAATTCTGGTGTGTTTTGGTCGCTAAATACTGACCCGACGTTTTCTTTGGTGGGTACTTTTAATCCGAATCTTCCTGGTGGTTTTCCCTCTTCTGACCATCGTCAAGTTTGGGTAGATTTGCAACTTGGGGCAACGGAAGCTGGTAAAACTATATCTAGTGTGATATTTGAAGGACAGAAGGTTTTTCCTACAGGTTTTATTCCTGGTGGTGTAGCAGGAACTGTTAATGGTGTTGAAACTCCAATCGGTGGGTTATCTGGTGTAACTTACGATGCTGTAAATAAACGCTTCTACGCTATTTCTGATGATAGATCGCAAGTTGCACCTGCGCGTTTTTATACTTTTACTGCTGATTTAACAGAAGTTAACTTTACCAACGTCACTACACTCAAAGACGCAAATAACAACTTGTTTCCCCTCAATAGTTTAGATCCAGAGGGGATTGCTTTAACTAAGAATAATACTGTTTTTATCTCGTCTGAAGGTGAGGTGAATCCGAGTGGGGGTAGGGTGACGAATCCTTTTATTAATGAATTCTCGCTTTCTACAGGAGAGCAAATTCGCTCTTTACCTGTACCGAAGAAATTTCTGCCGGTGGTGGATGACACGAATGGAAACGGTGTCATCGATGCAGGTGATGTTCAAGTATCGGGGATTCGCAACAATTTGGCTTTTGAAAGTCTGACGATCGCACCCAACCAAAAGACATTGTACACCGCTACTGAAAGCGCTTTATTCCAAGATGGTGCGATCGCTTCTTTAACTAACGGTTCGCGATCGCGGATTTTGCAATATAATTTGGTGACGGGACAGCCGGAAAAAGAATATCTATATAATGTAGATGCGATTCCTGCAACACCAAATCCAACTACAGGTTCCGCTGATAATGGTTTGACAGATTTACTCGCAATTGATAATCGAGGTACACTACTCGCTTTAGAACGTTCTTTCTCTGCTGGTGTTGGAAATACTATCAAAATTTATGAAGTCAGTTTGCAAGGTGCAACTGATATCAGCTTTGTTGATTCGCTGAATAGCTTAAGTTCTGACCAGCTTGCGGCAATCAAACCTGTGGAAAAGCGGTTGCTGTTAAATCTCAACTCGCTCAACTTGCCCAATGGGACAGATAATATTGAAGGTATCACCTTCGGTCCCAAATTACCAGATGGTCGGCAATCGATTGTCTTGGTGAGTGACAACAACTTTAGCGAAAGTCAATTTACCCAAGTTTTGACTTTGGGTGCTGATTTAATTACCACCGCAACACCAACGGTAGAAACTCGTCCTGATTTATTCAACGATCCGAATTTACCATTCAGTCAACGTGCTGATGCGGATGACCCAGCTATCTACGTTAATTCGACTGATTCGGAAAAAAGCTTGATATTAACGTCGGTGAAAAATGCCGGATTGCGAGTTTATGATTTATCAGGGAATTTGCTGCAAGAAGTGAATCCTGGTGATATTCGTTATAACAATATCGACTTGCAGTATGGATTTAAGTTGGGTGGAGAGTCGATTGATATTGCTGTCGCAAGCGATCGCAATAACGACAAACTCGCAATCTTCAAAATCAATCCGAATAATCCCGGTCAATATTTAGAAGACATCACCGATAGCAGCATTGGAACTTTATTTGAAGATTTACCTTTTGAAGCTCCTTATTCACCATCAACGCGCAGCGCTTACGGTTTAGCATTATATCACAGTCCTGTCACCGATGATTACTACGTCTTCACCAATCGCCGAGCAACTGGAGATGTCGCGCAGTTCAAATTAATTGACGAAGGCAATGGTAAGATTGGGGCAGAAAGAGTAAGGGAATTCACTTTACCTTCACCCACAACTCCCGGACGTTCTCCGCAAACAGAGGGAACAGTCGTAGATCAAGAACTTGGTTTTCTCTACATTGCCCAAGAAGATGTCGGTATTTGGAAGTTTCAAGCTGAACCTAACGGTGGTACAACCGGTACTTTAATCGATCGCGTCCGGTTTGAGGGGGGAAATAATCTCACCGATGACGCAGAAGGACTAACTATATATTACGGCAAAGATGGTACAGGCTACTTGTTAGCATCCAGCCAAGGTGACAGCACCTTTGCAGCTTACACCCGTGAAGGTAACAACGATTTCTTGGGTAGATTTGCCGTTGGGAATAACGGGTCAATTGATAGTGTACAACAATCTGATGGTGCAGATGTCATCAACGTTCCCTTAGGTGCTAATTTCCCCTTTGGTTTGTTCGTTACCCAAGATGGTGATAATCTCCCTGCGAAAATTGTCGATGGTGAAAACGTCAAAACTAACTTTAAACTAGTTCCTTGGGAAAACATTGTTAACGCTTTACCAGATGCATTGACGATTGACACCACCAGCTACAATCCCCGCAATCCCGCGAATTTATTGGGTATTCAAGGAGGTGTCGGAAACGATACGCTGTATGGAACCCAGAATGATGACACCATTTACGATTTAGGTGGCAATAACACGATTTATGCAGGTGAAGGCAACAACATCATCTACGCACGCAATGGTAATAATACCATATACGCTGGTGCTGGTGATGACATTATTAATGCTGGTGCGGGAAATAATACTATCTTTGCTGGAGGAGGTAATAATACAATTACCTCAACTGGTGTTGATACGATTTTTGCAGGTAATGGAAGCGATCGCTTTATTTTGGGTGAAGGTGCTGGTGTTGCCACGATTATTAAGTTTGATGAAGGCGATGCCTACGGCAACCCGAAGCGGGAACGCATCACTTTAACTGGTGGTTTAACCTTCAGCAACTTAAACATCAGCCAAAACGGTAACGACACCCTCATCAGTGCGGGTACAGACTTGCTAGCAACTCTCAAATATACGCAATCTAGCACGATTACAAGCGCTATCTTCGCGTAA
- a CDS encoding esterase-like activity of phytase family protein has translation MSTVTLKGFATLPADTFADNLPSGATITGDTNGRTIPFPGQPIQGFSGVQFADKNSFWFMPDNGYGAKNNSSDFLLRIYRVDPNFRGIEAGDGSVNVLNFIQLADPDRKASFQIVNENTQDRLLTGADFDIESFDLAKDGTIWIGDEFGPYLLHFDGTGKLLDAPISTPNFAQLNTLSGKAPIVIGHRGDAGERPEHTLAAYKLGIERGADFIEPDLVSTKDGVLIARHEVNITATTNVADHPEFSDRKTTKTIDGVTETGWFADDFTLAEIKTLRAIERLPFRDQSYNGQFEIPTLQEIIDLVKEVETDTGKKIGIYPETKHPTYHDSVGLSLEEPLVDILKQNDFTDPSRVFIQSFEVGNLKELNQLIDVPLIQLLDATDVALDGTLIEKQPYDFVVSGDSRTYGDLRTAEGLKEVATYADGIGPWKRMIVSVKGTDANGDGKADDINGDGAVDDSDKTTLPPTSLINDAHAAGLLVHPYTFRNEAQYLAADYQGNPELELRQFIQLGVDGFFDDFPGTGDKVRDQIAGDFVRSPNNPDVIAGNAVSNLAASKGFEGMAINPDKTKLYPLLEGSVVGDPTNALRIHEFDIASQQFQGLVGYYKLENSANSIGDFTVINDNEYLVIERDNGQGDTAQFKKIFKVDLSQKDANGFVQKEEVADLLNIQDPNDLNQDGSTSFKFPFQTIENVLVLDENTILVANDNNYPFSVGRPPGIDNNEIIQLQLDKPLNLDPRVGLAGLNLPTSQIQGGNEDDTLYGTSGDDFLDGGEGNNTLYGNGGNNVFLAKSGNDIAYGGAGNNVFFLGNGNNSVYAGEGKNRVVTGTGNDIVYAGAGDDTISTGAGDDLIYGGSGNNIISAGTGNDRVYVGSGSDRFILDAGEGAVTIFGFSSNDQITSGSGLSSSNFTVSISGNDTLVSQGADLLATLKYVQLSSL, from the coding sequence ATGTCAACCGTAACACTCAAAGGTTTCGCTACATTACCAGCCGATACGTTTGCGGATAATCTCCCATCTGGTGCTACTATCACAGGTGATACGAATGGACGCACCATTCCTTTTCCCGGACAACCGATTCAAGGTTTTAGCGGAGTTCAGTTTGCTGACAAAAATAGTTTCTGGTTTATGCCTGATAATGGGTATGGTGCCAAGAATAATAGTTCTGACTTTCTTTTAAGAATTTATCGTGTTGACCCGAACTTTAGAGGTATAGAAGCGGGTGACGGTAGCGTTAATGTTTTGAACTTCATTCAGCTAGCTGACCCCGATCGCAAAGCTTCTTTTCAAATTGTCAACGAAAATACCCAGGATCGTTTGTTAACTGGGGCAGATTTTGATATTGAATCTTTTGATTTGGCGAAAGATGGTACAATCTGGATTGGGGATGAGTTCGGACCTTATCTGTTGCACTTTGATGGCACAGGTAAATTGTTAGATGCGCCTATTTCTACGCCTAACTTTGCTCAACTCAACACTCTCAGCGGGAAAGCACCAATTGTAATTGGTCATAGAGGTGATGCTGGGGAGCGTCCAGAACATACCTTGGCTGCTTACAAGTTAGGAATTGAGCGTGGTGCTGATTTTATTGAACCAGATTTGGTATCCACAAAAGACGGGGTATTAATTGCTCGTCATGAAGTCAATATTACAGCTACCACAAATGTAGCCGATCACCCAGAGTTTAGCGATCGCAAAACTACTAAGACTATCGATGGTGTTACCGAAACGGGTTGGTTTGCTGATGACTTCACTTTAGCGGAAATTAAGACTCTACGAGCAATCGAGCGTCTTCCTTTCCGCGATCAATCTTACAACGGTCAATTTGAAATTCCTACTCTTCAGGAAATCATTGATTTAGTTAAGGAAGTAGAAACAGATACAGGCAAGAAAATCGGCATCTACCCAGAAACCAAACATCCAACTTACCACGATTCTGTCGGACTTTCTTTGGAAGAACCATTAGTTGATATCCTGAAGCAAAACGACTTCACCGATCCAAGTCGAGTTTTCATTCAGTCGTTTGAAGTTGGAAATCTCAAAGAACTTAACCAACTCATTGATGTACCTTTAATACAATTATTGGATGCAACCGATGTTGCTTTAGATGGTACACTAATTGAGAAGCAGCCTTACGATTTTGTCGTAAGCGGCGATTCTCGCACTTATGGAGATTTGCGGACTGCTGAAGGTTTAAAGGAAGTTGCAACTTACGCTGATGGAATTGGTCCCTGGAAACGGATGATTGTTTCAGTTAAGGGAACTGATGCAAATGGCGATGGTAAAGCAGATGATATTAATGGTGATGGTGCAGTTGATGATAGTGATAAAACGACTTTACCACCAACATCTTTAATTAATGATGCTCACGCCGCAGGTTTATTAGTACATCCGTACACCTTCCGTAACGAAGCTCAGTATTTAGCAGCAGATTATCAAGGCAATCCGGAACTTGAATTAAGACAGTTTATTCAGTTAGGTGTAGATGGGTTCTTCGACGACTTCCCCGGAACTGGAGATAAAGTTAGAGATCAAATTGCTGGGGATTTTGTGCGATCGCCTAATAATCCTGATGTGATTGCGGGTAATGCTGTCTCTAACCTCGCTGCTTCCAAAGGTTTTGAGGGTATGGCAATCAATCCTGACAAAACCAAATTATACCCTTTATTGGAAGGTTCTGTTGTTGGCGATCCGACAAATGCTTTGCGAATTCATGAATTTGATATCGCAAGTCAACAATTTCAGGGTTTGGTTGGGTATTACAAACTGGAAAATTCCGCCAATTCTATTGGCGACTTTACCGTTATCAACGATAATGAGTACTTGGTGATTGAGCGTGATAACGGACAAGGTGACACCGCTCAATTCAAGAAAATCTTCAAAGTTGATTTATCGCAAAAAGACGCAAACGGGTTTGTACAGAAAGAAGAAGTAGCTGACCTGTTGAACATTCAAGATCCCAATGACTTGAACCAAGATGGTAGCACCAGCTTTAAATTTCCCTTCCAAACCATCGAAAATGTGTTGGTACTCGATGAAAATACCATCTTAGTTGCCAATGACAATAATTATCCCTTCTCTGTAGGTCGTCCTCCCGGAATTGATAACAACGAAATCATCCAATTACAGCTTGACAAACCACTTAATTTAGATCCCCGTGTCGGTCTTGCTGGACTTAACTTACCAACTTCGCAGATTCAAGGTGGTAATGAAGATGATACCTTATATGGTACTTCAGGTGATGATTTCCTAGATGGTGGTGAGGGAAATAATACCCTTTACGGTAACGGAGGCAATAACGTCTTTCTGGCAAAATCTGGGAATGATATTGCTTACGGTGGTGCGGGAAATAATGTCTTCTTCCTGGGTAATGGGAATAACTCTGTTTACGCTGGTGAAGGTAAAAATCGGGTTGTCACAGGAACAGGTAATGACATTGTATATGCAGGTGCGGGTGATGACACCATATCTACAGGTGCAGGTGATGATCTGATTTATGGTGGTTCAGGTAATAACATCATATCTGCGGGAACGGGTAACGACAGAGTTTATGTGGGTAGTGGAAGCGATCGCTTTATCCTTGATGCGGGTGAAGGTGCAGTTACTATCTTCGGTTTCTCTTCTAATGACCAAATTACTAGCGGAAGTGGTTTATCAAGTAGTAATTTTACGGTTAGCATCAGTGGTAATGATACGTTAGTTAGTCAAGGTGCAGACTTGCTAGCGACGTTGAAGTATGTGCAGTTAAGTAGCTTATAA
- the pstA gene encoding phosphate ABC transporter permease PstA: MSSYQESEINESLAKELCSPLQGKRLLFDYGMTAIAFALAILALIPLLSVVWEILTRGLSGLKPEMFFKEVIDNGFANAIVGTLVMVAIASLISIPCGVMTGIFLSEFSQGSKIASGVRFITTILTGVPSIVVGVFAYGVIVLVQKQFSAIAGGFALAVIMLPIVVLTTEEALKLIPVPQRLASAALGGNRLQTTFRVVVAAALPGITTGVLLGVSRAAGETAPLIFTALFSQYWSEGLSSPTASLSVLIFNLYNDPSPEKTALVWTASIILLGLVLFISLLSRIFIRRKKTR, translated from the coding sequence ATGAGTAGCTATCAAGAATCAGAAATAAATGAATCTTTAGCAAAAGAATTATGTAGCCCTTTACAAGGTAAGCGGTTGTTGTTTGACTATGGAATGACAGCGATTGCATTTGCTTTGGCAATTTTGGCGTTGATTCCATTGCTGTCAGTTGTCTGGGAAATTCTTACAAGAGGACTTTCTGGATTGAAACCGGAAATGTTTTTTAAAGAAGTGATTGATAACGGCTTTGCTAATGCGATTGTCGGAACTTTGGTAATGGTGGCGATCGCTTCGTTAATTAGCATTCCCTGCGGAGTGATGACAGGTATATTTTTATCAGAGTTTAGTCAAGGTTCTAAAATTGCAAGTGGAGTTCGTTTTATCACCACTATTTTGACTGGTGTCCCTTCAATTGTTGTCGGGGTATTTGCGTATGGCGTGATAGTTTTGGTACAGAAACAATTTAGTGCGATCGCAGGGGGTTTTGCTTTAGCCGTCATCATGCTCCCGATTGTCGTACTCACCACCGAAGAAGCCTTAAAACTGATTCCCGTTCCCCAACGTCTCGCTTCTGCTGCCTTGGGAGGTAATCGCTTGCAAACTACTTTTCGCGTCGTCGTTGCTGCTGCATTACCAGGTATTACCACAGGTGTTTTATTAGGTGTATCTCGCGCTGCTGGTGAAACAGCACCGTTAATTTTTACTGCTTTATTTAGTCAATATTGGTCTGAAGGTTTATCTAGTCCCACAGCTTCTTTATCGGTATTAATTTTTAACTTATACAACGATCCCTCACCAGAAAAAACAGCATTAGTTTGGACTGCTTCTATTATTTTACTTGGTCTTGTATTATTTATTAGTCTTTTATCTCGCATCTTTATTCGTCGCAAAAAGACAAGATAA
- a CDS encoding alkaline phosphatase family protein: MSSQPTTIPQPELIPPSGRNIVIFVADGLRPSSVNSTDAPTLSNIRDNGVNFVNSHSLFPTFTTPNASAIATGHYLGDTGDFSNTIYTDYPVFGGTPTPFIENDPILGDIDENFGGNFLDEETLLAYARQNGYNTAAVGKLGPTLIQDVTQGNPGADGKVPVPDTIIIDDSTGRTGGIPLSPEITRLLVNTGVGATAPDRSNGLPTGNQLNNGTSGTNTTPGTLAANTVQQQYFTDAVTKAILPKFAEDSNPFALVYWSRDPDGTQHNQGDSLDSLTPGINGPTSQAAVRNADNNLNQLIESLKQQGVYDNTDIFITSDHGFSTISKQLLDNQGTKVQDYASSFTYTGVNPGYLPVGFVAIDIAHDLGLNLYDPDTTSTDGRGYAAVDPTQGQRPRSGNGLIGGSGVIQDKPDAKVVVAANGGSDLIYVPDGDINTIKQVVDFLSKQEYTSGLFVDDAFGSIPGTLPISSINLKGSTELPTPTIVLNFKTFATDSNNPSGSQVEIADTALQQGQGMHGSFGRGDTYNNMLAIGPDFKQGYTDVAPVSNADVATTLANILGFKIPSNGELTGRVINEALVGGSDIVSYTTDTLKSDPTADGVSTYLNYQQVGDTRYFDAAGFDGRTVGLTTGSFTEGGKSYYGNEGNDTFLIGNGNNTFYLGEGNNRVNVGNGNNTIYAAAGNDAIATGNGNNIIFAGNGTNRITTSGGDDLIYSGAGDDLIYAGAGNNSIYAGEGNNSIYTGAGDDLIYAGEGNNSISAGTGNDTVYVGSGINKFILSDGAGAVDIYGFSSDDQISLGSNFKANEPLSVSISGNDTNISVGSDLLATLKWVQFNNVNIV; encoded by the coding sequence ATGAGTTCTCAACCAACTACCATCCCCCAACCAGAATTAATTCCTCCTTCGGGAAGAAACATAGTTATCTTTGTCGCTGATGGTTTACGTCCGAGTTCAGTTAACTCGACTGATGCACCAACACTTTCTAACATTCGCGACAATGGGGTAAATTTTGTAAATAGCCATTCGCTGTTTCCAACTTTTACCACACCAAATGCGAGTGCGATCGCTACCGGTCATTATTTGGGCGATACTGGAGACTTCAGTAACACCATCTACACAGATTATCCCGTCTTTGGCGGTACACCCACCCCGTTTATTGAGAATGACCCAATTTTGGGTGATATTGATGAAAATTTTGGCGGTAACTTTTTAGATGAGGAAACTCTGTTAGCTTATGCTCGCCAAAATGGTTATAACACAGCAGCGGTAGGAAAGCTCGGACCAACATTAATTCAAGATGTCACTCAAGGTAATCCGGGTGCAGATGGCAAAGTACCAGTTCCTGATACGATTATTATTGATGACTCTACTGGTCGAACTGGTGGAATTCCTCTGAGTCCGGAAATCACCAGACTATTAGTAAATACGGGTGTGGGAGCAACAGCACCAGACCGCAGTAACGGTTTACCTACAGGGAACCAACTAAACAACGGTACTTCTGGTACTAACACTACTCCCGGAACGCTAGCTGCCAACACTGTTCAGCAGCAATATTTTACTGATGCTGTCACCAAGGCAATTTTACCAAAATTTGCTGAAGATAGTAACCCATTCGCTCTGGTATACTGGTCGCGTGACCCTGATGGAACTCAGCACAATCAAGGTGATAGTCTTGACAGTTTGACACCGGGAATTAACGGTCCCACTTCTCAAGCTGCGGTTAGAAATGCTGATAATAACTTGAATCAGCTAATCGAGTCTTTGAAACAGCAGGGTGTGTACGATAACACTGATATTTTCATCACCTCTGACCACGGTTTTTCAACTATCAGCAAACAATTGCTTGATAACCAAGGTACGAAAGTCCAAGATTATGCATCCTCGTTTACTTATACTGGGGTGAACCCAGGCTATTTACCAGTAGGCTTTGTGGCAATTGATATTGCTCATGATTTGGGTCTGAATTTGTATGACCCAGATACTACAAGTACTGATGGTAGAGGGTATGCAGCTGTAGATCCAACTCAAGGTCAGCGTCCCCGTTCTGGGAATGGATTAATTGGCGGTAGCGGGGTAATTCAGGATAAACCGGATGCTAAAGTTGTAGTTGCAGCTAATGGTGGTTCAGACCTGATTTATGTACCTGACGGTGACATCAACACTATTAAGCAAGTAGTTGATTTTCTCAGCAAGCAGGAATACACTAGCGGTTTGTTTGTCGATGATGCTTTCGGAAGCATTCCGGGAACGTTACCGATTTCGTCGATTAACTTGAAGGGTTCGACTGAATTACCAACACCAACTATTGTTCTTAACTTTAAGACCTTTGCTACCGATAGCAACAATCCTTCTGGTTCCCAAGTAGAAATTGCTGATACTGCCTTGCAGCAAGGACAAGGGATGCACGGCAGCTTTGGTCGGGGTGATACCTACAATAATATGTTGGCGATCGGTCCCGACTTTAAGCAAGGTTATACTGATGTAGCTCCTGTTAGTAATGCTGATGTGGCAACCACTTTAGCTAATATCCTCGGCTTTAAGATTCCTAGCAATGGGGAATTAACTGGACGGGTAATTAACGAAGCGCTGGTTGGTGGATCGGATATTGTTTCTTACACCACAGATACTCTCAAGTCTGACCCGACTGCTGATGGGGTTAGTACTTATCTCAATTATCAGCAAGTGGGTGATACACGCTACTTTGATGCGGCTGGGTTTGATGGTCGAACAGTTGGACTGACAACGGGTTCATTTACAGAAGGCGGTAAAAGTTACTACGGCAATGAAGGAAATGATACCTTTCTCATTGGTAATGGGAACAATACCTTTTATCTGGGTGAAGGTAACAACCGAGTAAATGTGGGGAATGGTAATAATACCATTTACGCAGCTGCCGGGAATGATGCGATCGCCACAGGCAATGGTAACAACATTATATTTGCTGGCAATGGAACCAACAGAATCACTACATCCGGTGGGGATGACCTAATCTATAGTGGTGCAGGTGATGACTTAATCTATGCAGGTGCAGGTAATAACAGCATCTATGCAGGTGAAGGTAATAACAGCATCTACACAGGTGCAGGTGATGACCTGATATATGCAGGTGAAGGTAATAACAGCATCTCTGCGGGAACAGGCAACGATACAGTTTATGTCGGCAGTGGCATTAACAAATTCATCCTCAGTGATGGTGCTGGTGCAGTCGATATTTACGGGTTCTCGTCTGATGACCAGATTTCTCTAGGTTCTAATTTCAAAGCAAACGAACCGCTGAGTGTCAGCATTAGTGGCAATGATACCAACATCAGCGTCGGTAGTGACTTGCTCGCAACGTTGAAGTGGGTGCAATTCAACAATGTGAATATCGTCTAA
- the pstB gene encoding phosphate ABC transporter ATP-binding protein PstB: MNKLIPAIRIKNLSFFYGTTKALEGVTMDIHQNQVTAIIGPSGCGKSTFIKSINRISELESQVRVEGQVEFYGQNIYERRVNLNKLRRQIGMVFQKPNLFPMSIYDNVAYGLRIAGLNSKAQLDEIVENAIKNAALWDEVKNKLHKSALGLSGGQQQRLCIARALAVKPKVLLMDEPCSALDPIATMKIEELIDSLRGELTIAIVTHNMQQAARVSDFTAFFNTDESRIGQMVEFGATSQIFGSALDERTRDYVSGRFG; the protein is encoded by the coding sequence ATGAATAAATTAATCCCAGCCATTAGAATCAAAAATCTGAGCTTTTTCTACGGCACTACAAAAGCCTTAGAAGGGGTGACAATGGATATTCACCAAAATCAAGTAACTGCAATTATTGGTCCTAGTGGTTGTGGTAAATCGACTTTTATTAAATCGATTAATCGCATTAGTGAATTAGAAAGTCAAGTGCGGGTAGAGGGTCAAGTAGAATTTTATGGTCAGAATATTTATGAGCGTCGCGTTAATTTAAATAAATTACGTCGGCAAATTGGGATGGTGTTTCAAAAGCCGAATCTTTTTCCGATGAGTATTTACGATAATGTTGCATATGGATTGAGAATAGCCGGATTGAATTCCAAAGCTCAATTAGATGAAATTGTCGAAAATGCCATCAAAAATGCTGCTTTGTGGGATGAAGTAAAAAATAAGCTGCATAAATCAGCTTTGGGACTTTCTGGAGGACAACAACAGCGACTTTGCATCGCTCGTGCTTTAGCTGTCAAGCCAAAAGTTCTTTTGATGGATGAACCTTGTTCGGCTTTAGATCCAATCGCTACGATGAAAATTGAAGAACTCATCGATAGTTTGCGTGGTGAATTGACAATTGCAATTGTCACTCACAACATGCAGCAAGCTGCTCGTGTTTCTGATTTTACAGCTTTTTTCAACACCGATGAAAGTCGCATCGGTCAAATGGTAGAATTTGGAGCCACTAGTCAAATCTTTGGTAGCGCTCTTGATGAGCGTACCCGCGATTATGTTTCTGGACGTTTTGGTTAA